A single region of the Halobacterium wangiae genome encodes:
- a CDS encoding OsmC family protein — protein sequence MTLEVTSTSEEGYVTRSRVGDFELTVDATGEDGPEPNAVFIANYASCFIPAFRVGANKEGHEDLGRVDIDVEGDVNEDDDLEAIRFHILVEAELDDETFDDVAERAENICHVHTALREGLHAEITGETGAF from the coding sequence ATGACACTCGAAGTTACCAGCACGTCCGAGGAAGGCTACGTCACGCGGTCCCGCGTCGGGGACTTCGAACTGACCGTCGACGCGACCGGCGAAGACGGACCCGAACCGAACGCGGTGTTCATCGCGAACTACGCGTCCTGTTTCATCCCCGCGTTCCGCGTCGGCGCCAACAAGGAGGGCCACGAGGACCTCGGCCGCGTCGACATCGACGTCGAGGGCGACGTCAACGAGGACGACGACCTCGAGGCGATCCGCTTCCACATCCTCGTGGAGGCCGAACTCGACGACGAGACGTTCGACGACGTCGCCGAGCGCGCCGAGAACATCTGCCACGTCCACACCGCGCTCCGCGAGGGTCTCCACGCCGAGATCACCGGCGAGACGGGCGCGTTCTGA
- a CDS encoding DUF5779 family protein, translating to MGDGFNLDLRNAEEEIDLPEEFEGHVTLGVLDGTTPDSEWLDEIDSGNVLLLAVDGDLNELAAGFAGDVKDGGGTLMHFREFLVVAPPGVGVDTDRL from the coding sequence ATGGGTGACGGCTTCAATCTCGACCTGCGGAACGCCGAGGAGGAGATCGACCTCCCGGAGGAGTTCGAGGGCCACGTCACGCTCGGCGTCCTCGACGGCACGACGCCGGACAGCGAGTGGCTCGACGAAATCGACAGCGGCAACGTCCTCCTGCTCGCCGTCGACGGCGACCTGAACGAACTCGCCGCCGGGTTCGCCGGCGACGTCAAAGACGGCGGCGGCACGCTGATGCACTTCCGGGAGTTCCTCGTCGTCGCGCCGCCGGGCGTCGGCGTGGACACCGACCGACTGTAG
- a CDS encoding DUF5799 family protein — translation MTTGWQDQIVGARMTVDQQFADRVQGSSLSRPQWGLVMTAVEFEIENADDPEAATMVANTSKLEHVLPEMANVDQQMNAMAGGSAGGSKGSGVVGSIKNALGLGGGGDEDNEALAEESTQLAQAYADELQAYLESEGRWDDVRRTAAND, via the coding sequence ATGACTACCGGCTGGCAGGACCAGATCGTCGGCGCGCGCATGACCGTAGACCAGCAGTTCGCCGACCGCGTCCAGGGGTCGTCGCTCTCCCGGCCACAGTGGGGGCTGGTGATGACCGCGGTGGAGTTCGAGATCGAGAACGCCGACGACCCGGAGGCCGCGACGATGGTCGCGAACACGTCGAAACTCGAGCACGTGCTCCCGGAGATGGCGAACGTCGACCAGCAGATGAACGCGATGGCTGGCGGCTCGGCGGGCGGTAGCAAGGGGAGCGGTGTCGTCGGGAGCATCAAGAACGCGCTGGGACTGGGCGGCGGCGGTGACGAGGACAACGAGGCGCTGGCCGAGGAGTCCACGCAGCTCGCGCAGGCGTACGCCGACGAACTGCAGGCGTACCTCGAGAGCGAGGGGCGCTGGGACGACGTCCGGCGGACTGCCGCGAACGACTAG
- a CDS encoding metal-dependent hydrolase gives MELTWYGHSTWHVEVGETSLLIDPFFDNPFTETDPEELDPDHVLLTHGHADHVADVDRFRGAHFVGTPELAGWLGDQHGIEGATGMNLGGTVELDDAFVTMVRADHSNGIDTDYGTSAGMPAGYVISDTKPTQVADEESVTFYHAGDTSLHTEMRDVVAPYLEPDAVAVPVGDHFTMGPWQAAVAVDWLDADVAFPMHYDTFPPIEVDVEDFEREVDAVGSTADVHVLEGDESFDLTEGY, from the coding sequence TGGAGGTCGGCGAGACGAGTCTGCTCATCGACCCGTTCTTCGACAATCCGTTCACGGAGACGGACCCGGAGGAACTCGACCCGGACCACGTCCTGTTGACCCACGGCCACGCCGACCACGTCGCGGACGTCGACCGCTTCCGCGGCGCGCACTTCGTCGGCACACCCGAACTCGCAGGCTGGCTGGGCGACCAGCACGGCATCGAGGGCGCCACCGGGATGAACCTCGGCGGCACCGTCGAACTCGACGACGCTTTCGTCACGATGGTGCGCGCGGACCACTCCAACGGCATCGACACCGACTACGGCACGTCCGCGGGCATGCCCGCAGGCTACGTCATCTCGGACACCAAACCGACGCAAGTAGCGGACGAGGAGAGCGTCACGTTTTACCACGCGGGCGACACCAGCCTCCACACCGAGATGCGGGACGTCGTCGCGCCGTACCTCGAACCCGACGCCGTCGCCGTCCCCGTCGGCGACCACTTCACGATGGGACCGTGGCAGGCCGCCGTCGCCGTCGACTGGCTGGACGCCGACGTCGCGTTCCCGATGCACTACGACACGTTCCCGCCCATCGAGGTCGACGTCGAGGACTTCGAACGGGAGGTCGACGCCGTCGGGAGCACCGCCGACGTACACGTCCTCGAGGGCGACGAGTCGTTCGACCTGACCGAGGGCTACTGA
- a CDS encoding DUF7557 family protein: protein MPEVTLSEETVERLDSLRVEDESYDELVTELLNIYEAEELTMFRSGDG from the coding sequence ATGCCCGAAGTCACACTCAGCGAGGAGACCGTCGAGCGCCTCGACTCGCTCAGAGTCGAAGACGAGTCCTACGACGAACTCGTCACGGAGCTGCTGAACATCTACGAGGCCGAGGAACTGACGATGTTCCGCTCCGGCGACGGCTAG